The Acidimicrobiales bacterium genome contains the following window.
GACGAGGGAGAGGTCGCAGCCGGCGATCGCCTCCGGGAGCCCCTCGCGCGCGGCGCGCCGCTCCCCCTCGCTCATCGCCGCCGCGACGAAGGTGCTGTCGCGGCCGTCGAGGGCGCGGGCGAGGCTCGGGGCGAGGCCGCCCGCGCCGGTGCCGACGGTGAGCGAGCCGTCGGGCGCGACGTTGATCGTCGCGGGGCCGCGGTTGGCGACGACGACGAGCTCGCTCAACGCGAGCCTCGCCTGGCGCGGGAGGGGTCCATCGCTGCATCTTCCCCCACGGCCCCTCCCCCCGGGGTCCAGCCTCCTTTGACGCACGTCGGCGCATCGTCCACAATGGCCACATCATCCAGAGCGGCTGAGGGACGGGCCCGTCGACGCCGCGGCAACCAGTGATCCGCATGCGCGGGTTGCAAGGTGCCAATGCCCGATCGATGAGGAGGGACCGTATGCCGCCGGTTGATGGACTCCGCTGCCGCGAGTGCGGCCGCAACTACCCCGCAGAGGCGATCCACGTCTGTGACTTCTGTTTCGGGCCGCTCGAGGTCGTTTACGACTACGACCAGCTGCGCGGCAAGGTCACGCACGAGTCGATCGCGGCGGGCCCGAACAGCATCTGGCGCTACGCGGCGCTCCTCCCCGTCGCCGGGGGGACGAGCATCGACCTCGGCGCCGGCTTCACGCCGCTCCTGCGCGCCGACCGCCTCGCCGCCGAGCTCGGCCTCGGGGAGCTGTGGCTGAAGGACGACACCCGCAACCCGACCGGCTCCTTCAAGGATCGGGTGGTCTCGGTCGCGCTCTCCAAGGCCCGCGAGCTCGGCCTCAAGGTCGCCGCCTGCGCCTCGACGGGCAACCTCGCGAACTCCGTGGCCGCGCACGCGGCGCGCGCCGGCATGGAGTCCTACGTCTTCATCCCGAAGTCCCTCGAGCAGGTAAAGATCGCGATGTCCGCGGTCTTTAACGGCCACCTCATCGCCGTCGAGGGCGACTACGACGACGTGAACCGCCTCTGCGCGGAGCTCGCGAGCGAGCACCCCGACTGGGCCTTCGTGAACGTGAACGTCCGCCCGTACTACTCGGAGGGATCGAAGACCCTCGCCTTTGAGGTCGCCGAGCAGCTCGGCTGGACCGCCCCCGACCACGTCGTCGTGCCGATCGCCTCGGGGAGCCAGCTCACCAAAATCCACAAGGGCTTCCACGAGCTCGGCGTGCTCGGCCTGATCGACGACGGCGACTCGGTGCGGATCTCGGGCGCGCAGGCCGAGGGCTGCTCGCCGGTCGCCACCGCCTTCGCCGAGGGGAGCGACACGATCCGCCCGGTGCGCCCCGACACGATCGCCAAGTCGCTCGCGATCGGGAACCCCGCCGACGGCTGGTACGCGCTCGACGTGGTGCGCAAGACCGGCGGCGCGATCGGCTCGGTGACCGACGCCGAGGTCCTCGACGGCATCCGGCTGCTCGCCCGCACCGAGGGGATCTTCGCCGAGACCGCGGGCGGCGTGACGGTCGCGACGCTCGCCAAGTTCGCCCAGTCCGGCGTCGTGCGCCGCGACGAGCGGGTCGTCGCCTTCATCACCGGGAACGGGCTGAAGACCGTGGAGGCGCTCGGCGACACCGTCGGCCCCTCGGCGGTGATCCCCGCCACCCTCGCCGCCTTCAACGAGCTGCAGCAACAGGAGCGCGCCTCATGAGCGTCACCGTCCGCATCCCGACCCAGCTGCGCCCGCTCACCGGTGGTGCCGGCGAGATCGCGCTCGAAGCGGCGACCGTGCGCGAGGCGATCGCCGCGCTCGAAGCCGAGCACGCCGGCATTGGCGAGCGCCTCCTCGACGAGCAGGGCCAGCTCCGGCGCTTCGTCAACCTCTTCGTGAACGACGAGGACGTGCGCTTCCTCTCCGGCCTCGACACCCCGCTCGCGGCCGGCCAGACCCTCTCGGTGGTCCCGGCCGTCGCCGGCGGCTGAAGCCCCCGCTCCTCCCCGCGCCTCGTCGGCGGGCCCTCGCACCGCTTGCGGCGCCTGCCGAAGCGTGGTTTGCTGTTAGCACTCGACTAGTTAGAGTGCTAACGCTCCGGATCCCAGGATCACGCCGCAGGACCGGGCCACAAGGAGGACGAAGATGCCGAAGTTGATCGCCTTTGACGAGCAGGCGCGTCGCGCGCTCGAGCGGGGGATGAACCAGCTCGTGGACGCCGTGAAGGTGACCCTCGGCCCGAAGGGCCGCAACGTGGTGCTCGAGCGCAAGTGGGGCGCCCCCACGATCACCAACGACGGGGTCTCGATCGCGAAGGAAGTCGAGCTCGAGGACCCCTACGAGAGGGTCGGCGCCGAGCTCGTGAAAGAGGTCGCGAAGAAGACCGACGACGTAGCCGGTGACGGCACGACGACCGCCACGGTGCTCGCCGGGGCGCTCGTGCGCGAGGGGCTGCGCAATGTGGCCGCCGGCGCCAACCCGATGTCGTTGAAGAAGGGCATCGAGGCGGCGGTCGAGGCGGCGACGGCGCATCTGAAGAAGCTCGCCGTGTCGGTGACCGACTCGAAGGACCAGATCTCCCAGGTGGCGGCGATCTCCGCCGCCGACCCCGAGATCGGGGCGATGATCGCCGAGGCGATCGACAAGGTCGGCAAGGACGGCGTGATCACCGTCGAGGAGTCCCAGACCTTCGGCATGGAGATGGACCTCGTCGAGGGGATGCGCTTCGACAAGGGCTACATCTCCCCCTACTTCGTGACTGACCCCGAGCGCATGGAGGCGGTCCTCGAGGACCCCTACGTGCTCCTCTTCGGCTCGAAGATCTCCGCCGTGCGGGACATGCTGCCGGTGCTCGAGAAGGTCATGCAGACCGGTAAGCCGCTCGTCATCATCGCTGAGGACGTGGAGGGCGAGGCCCTCGCGACGCTCGTCGTGAACAAGATCCGCGGCACCTTCCGCTCCGCGGCAGTGAAGGCCCCCGGCTTCGGGGAGCGTCGCAAGGCGATGCTCCAGGACATCGCGATCCTCACCGGCGGACAGGTGATCACCGAGGACGTCGGCCTGAAGCTCGAGAACGTCACGCTCGACCTCCTCGGCCGTGCGCGCAAGATCGTCATCACCAAGGACGAGACGACCGTGGTCGAGGGCGCCGGTGACGACAACGAGATCAAGGGCCGGATCAGCCAGATCAAGACCGAGATCGAGAACACCGACTCCGACTACGACCGCGAGAAGCTGCAGGAGCGCCTCGCCAAGCTCTCCGGCGGCGTCGCGGTGATCAAGGTCGGCGCGGCCACCGAGGTCGAGCTGAAGGAGAAGAAGCACCGCATCGAGGACGCCGTCTCGACGACCAAGGCGGCCATCGAGGAGGGCGTCGTCCCCGGCGGCGGCGTGGCCCTGCTGCGTGCGCAGAAGGCGATCATCGCCGCGGCCGACAAGCTCGAGGGCGACGAGGCGACCGGGGCGCGCATCGTGGCCCGCGCCGTCGAGGAGCCGTTGAAGCAGATCGCGATCAACGCCGGCCTCGAGGGTGGCGTCGTGATCGAGAAGGTCCGCAGCCTGAAGGACCCGGCCGAGGGGCTCAACGCGGCGACCGGCGAGTACGAGAACCTCGTCAAGGCAGGCGTGATCGACGCCGCGAAGGTCACCCGCTCGGCGCTGCAGAACGCGGCCTCCATCGCCGCGCTCTTCCTCACCACCGAGGCCCTCGTCGTCGACAAGCCCGAGGAGCACTCCTCGGCGCCGGCGATGCCGGGCGGCGGCATGGAGGACTTCTAGGCCAACCCGGGAGCGGCCTCCGCCGCACCCGAGCACGCACGTTCCGAGAACAACCCCCGCTTCGGCGGGGGTTGTTCTGTTCCGTGGTTCCCATCGGCCGGCGCACCGGCTCTGCGGCGGGGGGGCCGGCCGGCCGGCCGTAGTATCGGCCGCGTGAGCGACGCTGAGACCGAGAAGCCCGACGAACAGAGCTGGGCGGTGCTCCACCTCTTCGCCCCACTCGGCCCCGAGGCGCGCCGCGGCGAGATCGAGCTCGCGCTGAAGGAGTGCCAGAGCGCCGGGAGCCAGGTCGTCACGGTCGCGCTCCTCGGCCACAGGGCGGACCTCGGCCTGCTCGCGCTCGGCGAGGACGCCGCGACGCTGCGCCGCCTGCAGAGCGAGCTCCGGCGCGCCGGGGTGGCGCCGAGCTATTCCTACGTCTCGCGGACCGAGGTCTCGGAGTACGCGGCGGGCGCCCCCGCCGAGATGCGCGAGGCCCGGCTGCACCCGCGCCTGCCGCCCGAGGGGATGCCGGCCTTTTGCTTCTACCCGATGTCCAAGCGCCGCGAGGCCGGCGACAATTGGTACCGCCTGCCCTACGACGAGCGCCTCGCGCTGATGCACGGCCACGGCGCGGTGGGACGGACCTTCCGCGGGCGGGTCCTGCAGCTCGTGACGGGATCGACCGGCCTCGACGACTACGAGTGGGGCGTGACGCTCTTCGGGCGCAGCCCGGACGACCTGAAGGAGTGCGTCTACGAGATGCGCTTCGACGAGGCCTCCGCCCGCTACGCCGAGTTCGGCCCGTTCCTGAGCGGCACCGTCGGTGAGCCCGACGCGGTGCTCGACGCGCTCGGCTGCGCATGACCGTCGCCCTCGACCCCTCTCTCGCGGCGGCGCGGGCGCGCCTCGAGGGGGTCCTCGAGCGCCACGAGCGGCTGCTCGTCGCCTTCTCGGGGGGAGCCGACTCGGCCCTCCTCGCGCAGGTCGCGACCAGTCACCTCGGCGCCTCGCGGGTGCTCTGCGCGACCGCGGTCTCGCCCTCGCTCGCGGTCGAGGACGAGCACGAGTGTGCGCGCCTCGCCCGTGCCTGGGGGCTGCGCCACCTCGCGCTGCGCACGCACGAGGTCGAGAACCCCGCCTACCGGGAGAACACCCTCGACCGCTGCTACTTCTGCAAGGCGGAGCTGATGGACGTCCTCGGCGCCGCCGCCGAGCGCGAGGGGGCCGCGGTCGCCCTCGGCGTCAACCTCGACGACCTCGGCGAGCACCGCCCCGGCCAGGCCGCGGCGCGCGAGCGGGGGGCGGTCTTCCCCCTCGTCGAGGCGAGCCTGGACAAGGCGACGGTGCGCGCCCTGTCGCGCGCCATCGGCCTCGAGACCTGGGACAAGCCCGCCAACGCCTGCCTCTCCTCGCGGGTCCCTCACGGCACCCCCGTCACCGTCGGCGTGCTCTCCCAGGTCGCGCGCGCCGAGTCGGCGCTGCGGGCGCTCGGGTTTCGCGGCCTGCGGGTCCGCCACTACGGGGACGCCGCGCGCCTCGAGCTGCCGAGCGCGGACCTGCCGCGAGCGATCGAGCTGCGGGAGGAGATCGTCGACGCATTGCACGCCGTCGGCTACCGCTACGTGACCCTCGACCTTGAGGGCTTCCGCTCCGGCAACCTCGCCATGACGGCGCTCGCCGAGGAGTCGGAGACAAAGGAGCGACCATGAGCGTGCGCGTCCGCATCGTCTTCCCCGAGGACCTCGTCCGCGAGCCGGTCCTCGCCCGCCTCACCCGCCTCTACGACGTCGAGCCGAACATCCGGCGCGCCCAGGTGGAGGAGCGTTCGGGGTGGATCATCTGCGAGCTCGTCGGCGAGAGCGGCGCCGTCGAGGAGGCCATCGAGTGGCTGCGCTCGACGGGGATTCGCGTCGAGCCCCTCTCCGACGTCGTCGAGAGCTGACCGGCTCCGTCAGGAGCGCGGTGAGCCGCCGACCTGCCAGCCGGCGCTCGAGGTGCTGCGCGGCTCGTAGAAGAGACAGCCTTCCGGGCAGGCGAAGGGGACCGACTCGTTCGCCCCGAGCGCGCAGCGCTCGAGACGGTCGCCGCTGCGCACCGTCTGCATCACGTAGTGACGGCAGTCGTCGTGGACCGCCACGGTCAGCTCGACCGGTTGTTGCGCAGGTAGCGCTCGATCTCCTCGGCGAGGCCCTCCGCTGAGAGCTCGGAGTCGACGACCTGCTCCATCTCCTCGATGCGCGAGACGTAGGCGGCGACGTTCTCGTCCTCGGCGACCAGCTCGTCCATCTTCTCCTCGTAGTCCGAAGCGTCCCGCTCGAGCTCGTCGAGATCGACCTCCCGGCCAGCGAGGCGGGCGACGACCTGCACGAGGGCGAGCGAGGCCTTCGGTGAGACCGGGAGCGAGTAGCACGGCACGCTCGCCCACACCGAGATCGTCGGGATCCCGGCCTCGGCGAGCGCCGCGCTGAGCACGCCGACGATGCCCGTCGGCCCCTCGTAACGGCTCGTGGAGAGGTGGTAGCGCTCGGCGAGCACCGGATCGGCGGAGGAGGCGGTGACCGGCGTGGCCCGCGAGTGGGTGACCTCGCCGAGGTAGGCGCCGAGGGTGATCACCCGCTCGATCCCGATGCTGCGCGCGAGCTCGATCAGTGCCGCACAGTAGGTGCGCCACCGCAGCTGCGGCTCGGGGCCACGCAGGAGCACGATGTCGCGCGCGCCCTGCACGCCGGGGACAAGCGAGAAGGCGGTCGTCGGCCACACGATGCGCCGTGCACCCCCGTCGAGGAGCGCAGACTCGGGCCGCACCTCGGTGAAGTCGAAGAACTCATCCGGGTCGATCTCGGCGAGCGGCTCGGCCGCCCACCCGTCCGCGAGGTAGCTCGCCGCCGAGGAGGCGGCGTCGCCGGCGTCGTTCCAGCCCTCGAAGGCGGCAATGAGAATCGGTCGGTTGAGGGCGACCGTCGGCAGCGATTCGTCAGGCTCGTCGCGAGCGGCGCGACGGTCGAATGCCCGGAGCGCGCCCTCGAGCGCACGTCGCGCCGCTCGCTCGATCCGCCGTTGCACCATCGCGGCCACCTCCTGGTTTCGCCCTTCAGCCTACTGGCCGCCGAGGCCGCGCCGAAGACGCGCGCCGGCCCTCCGTGTCGATTCCCGCCACAGCCAGTGCTCGCCCGCTCGGCGGCGGGCGACCCAGTTACGCTGGGCAGATGGTCCAAGAAGAGCTGGTCGTGGAGGTACTCGAGGCGGCGAACGAGGGGCACGTGGCGGCGCTCGCGCAGCTGCTTCCCCAGCTCTCGAGTGCCCCGTCCCCCGACCTGATGGCTTTGCGCGAGATCGTCGGCAATCCCGACACCTGCCTGTTCGTCGCCCGACTCGGCGACCGCATCGTCGGCACCCTCACGCTGCAGACCTTCCGCCTCCTGACGGGCGTGCGCGCCTGGATCGAGGACGTCGTCGTCGACGAGGCGGCGCGGGGCCGGGGCGCAGGGAGCGCCCTCGTCGAGCGGGCGGTGGCCGTCGCCAGAGAGCGAGGTGCGGTGACCGTCGACCTGACGAGCCGGCCGAGCCGAGAAGCGGCGAACGCCCTCTACCGGCGCCTGGGCTTCTCCGAACGCGAGACGAACGTCTACAGAGTTTCGCTAGAGAACTAGTGCATGGGCCTTTTCGGCTCCATGCAGCAACCGTCTGCCGGTCTGCCGCCGCGTGTCCGGAGCGAGTCGGCTGGTACACCACTAGTACACCTCAGGTGTAGAGTTAGTACGTGAGCCGTACCCGCACGAACATCGAACTCGACGACTCCTTGATTGAGACAGTCATGGATCGTTACGCCGTTCATTCAAAAACTGAGGCGGTGGACCTTGCACTTCGCAATCTCGCCGGCCAGCCGATGACGCGGGAAGAAGCTCTTGCCATGCGCGGGGCGCGCGCTATCGAAGACACGGTCGCCGAAACAGCCCCGCGCTCGGCGCCGTGATCCTCGCGGACACCTCCGCGTGGGTGGAGTATGACCGAGCGACCGAAAGTCCCGCCGATCAGCGGTTGACCGAACTCATTGCGCGAGATGGAGCAGTCGCGGTCACCGAACCCGTCATCATGGAGGTTCTCGTTGGCGCGCGCGACGAGCGCCGCGAGCACGACCTCCGTCGGCTGCTGTTGCGATTCCACCTTTATCGGTTCGACTCGATTGTGGACTTCGATGGTGCTGTTCGCATCTATCGGAGGTGCAGGCAACAAGGCGTCACCCCGCGCGGACTCGTCGATTGCATGATTGCTGCGGTCGCGTGGCGGGAGGGTGCGAGCCTCTTGGCCCAAGACGTCGACCTTGTCCGAATCGCCAGTGTGATCGGCATCGAGCTCGACGCTGCGCCTCACCCTCTAGGTGGCTTCTAGCTTCCTCGGTAGACAAACGTCTATCGAAAAGCGCTCGGGACATAGGTGCATCTCGAGGCACTGCAACGACAAACTTCGCGCCATGGGAACCGGCGCCGTGTGGCACTCATGGGCAAACTGCCAGCGAGCTGGCCGTTTCGGCGGGTGACAAGGACGGCCTGGCGTCAGCGGCGGACGGGGTGCCCGTCGAGCCGCCGCGCGATTTCGCCAAGCTCGACGCGACCGCTCGCGACGTCCCAGACGAGTTGGAAAGCCTGGCCGTCGGATCGGACAGACTCGGGTCATAACCGTTGAGGTCGAGGAACACCATCGTCGCGAGCCAGCCGAGACGCTTGTTTCCGTCGACGAGGGGATGGTTGTTGGTGAGCGAATCCAGCATCGCAGCCGCCTTCAAATCGACCGAGCCGAACGCCACCGGCCCCTCGAACAGCGACTGCGTCGAGCAGACGAACTCCTACGCATGGGACCACGGTGACTACGCGGCCGAGATCGACACCAACTACCTCGGCCTCGTCGGCTCCGGGATCGCGCCGCTCGGCCTCGACGGCCCCGCCGCGAACGCCGGACCGAGCTCGGCCGGAGCGCTGAGCGGCCAGCAGACGGCACCCCAGAGCGGGACGACCGGAACCTGGGTGGACGAGGCCGACATCCGGCCCACGCTCATGTACCTCACCGACCTGAAGGACGACGACACCGAGGACGGGCGGGTGATCACCGAGGTGCTCGTTGAACTCGAGCGTCGGCGAGTTCGGGACCGCCACCCTCGAGGCGGCGACCAACGCCATCGAGGGCACGGGCACCGGGGACGCCACCTACTCCTCGCTCGACCAGCAGCTGAGCGCCCTCGAGCACGCGCGTGACGCCCTCGCGGGGCACATCAAAGACGAGCTCTTCCGCGCCGAGTTCGCGGGGCAGCACCTCTCGGACCCCCGTGCGCAGACCGCGTCCTGTGAGGCGCTGATCGGTGCCGCCGACCATCTGGCGATCACCAACTGAGCCCACCCGCAGCCTGCAGCGCCCCTGCCTCGCCCCCCGCGGGCGGGGCAGGTGTCTCCGGTGCCCGGTGGCGGCCGCCGCGCCTCGACTGGGCCGATGTCCCTCGTCGGACCTAGGATCGCGCCCGCGTCCGGGACGAGGAGGAGGAGCACGAGCGTGCCAGAGAGCGTGACGATCACCGACAACCGCACCGGACAGTCGATCGAGGTCCCGATCACCGACGGCGGGGTGAGCGCCGCGGAATGGTCCAAGCTCCTCCCCGGGATCTGGTTCTACGACCCGGCCTTCGGCGCGACCGCCGAGTGCGAGTCGGCGATCACCTACATCGACGGCGACGAGGGCATCCTCCGCTATCGCGGGTACCCGATCGAGCAGCTGGCCGAGCAGTCCTCCTACCTCGAGGTCTCCTACCTGCTGCTGAACGGCGAGCTCCCGAACAAGCAGCAGTACGAGGCGTGGGTGGACGAGATCACCCGCCACACCTTCATCCACGAGAACGTGCGCAAGCGCTTCCTCGACGGCTTCCACTACGACGCCCACCCGATGGGGATGCTCGTCTCGGCCGTCGGCGCGCTCTCGACCTTCTACCCCGAGGCGAAGGACATCTTCGACCCCGCGAACCGCCACAGCCAGATCGTCCGGCTGGTGTCCAAGATGCCGACCCTCGCCGCCGCCGCGCACCGCTTCAGCGTCGGGATGCCCTTCGTCTACCCCGACAACTCACTGTCGTTCGCAGAGAACTTCCTGTCGATGATGTGGAAGGTGGCCGAGCCCCGCTACGAGGCCGACCCGCGCCTCGCCAAGGCGATCGACGTGCTTTTCATGCTGCACGCCGACCACGAGCAGAACTGCTCGACGACGGCGATGCGCGTCGTCGGCTCGAGCCACGCCGACCCCTATTCCTCGACCGCCGCCGCCTGCGCCGCCCTCTACGGCCCGCGCCACGGCGGGGCGAACGAGGAAGTGCTGAACATGCTGAACGAGATCGGCTCGATCGAGAACGTGCCGGACTTCGTGAAGTCGGTGAAGGAGGGCAAGGGCCTGCTCTTCGGCTTCGGCCACCGCGTCTACAAGAACTACGACCCGCGGGCGAAGATCGTCCAGAAGATCGCCTACGACGTCTTCGAGGTCACCGGCAAGAGCCCGCTCCTCGACATCGCGCTGAAGCTCGAGGAGGTAGCGCTCGCCGACGAGTACTTCATCAGCCGTCGCCTCTACCCGAACGTCGACTTCTACTCCGGGATCATCTACCAGGCGATGGGCTTCCCGACGGCGATGTTCACCGTGCTCTTCGCGATCGCCCGTACCTCGGGCTGGCTCGCCCACTGGCAGGAGTCGCTCGACAACAAGGCGCGCATCGCCCGCCCCCGCCAGCTCTACACCGGGGCCGAGGAGCGGGACTTCGTCCCGATGATGAAGCGCAGTTGAGATCGTTGGCGCCGATGCTCGGGATGCGCTAAACAGATACCGCTTCTTACGGGGTCTGGGGGATCCGGGAACAGCCCGCCGGCGACGGCGGGCTGTTCCGCGTCAGGGGGTCGGAACACCCCGGCGGGCGCGGGCCACGGTGAAACAGGCGACCGCCGCGGCCGCGGCGGCGTTCAGGGACTCGAGCGGACCGAGGAGCGGGATCCGCGCCCGCACGTCGCAGCGCTGGCGGACGAGGGGCGCGAGGCCCCTCCCCTCGGCGCCGACGACGAGCGCCACCGGCTCGGCGAGCAGCTCGACTTCGTCCAAGACCCGCTCCCCCTCCCCGTCGAGGGCGACCGACCAGACGCCGTGACGCGAGAGGGTGCCGAGCGCCGCGGCGATCCCGCCGACGAGGGCGATCGGCAGGTGCTCGACCGCCCCGGCCGCCGCCTTCGCGACGCTCGGTGTCACCCTCGCCGCCCGCTGGCGGGCGACGACCGCGCCCGTCGCCCCGGCCGACAGCGCGCTGCGGAGCGCCGCCCCGAAGTTCTGCGGATCGGTGAGCTCGTCGAAGACGAGGAGGAAGGGCGGGCGCCCGTCGGCTCCGGCGGAGGCGAGGTCGGCGAGGGGGACGGCGCGCAGCGGCTCCGCACGGGCGATGACCCCCTGGGGGACCTCGCTCTGGGCGCGTGCCTGCAGCTCCTCGGGGGTGAGTCTGCGCACCGGCACCCGCCGCAGGCGGGCGAGCTCAAGGATCTCGTCCAGCGGCGCGGTCTCGCTGCGCCCGGCGGCGACGGCCACCTCGCGCACCACCCGGCGCCCGGCGCGCAGCAGCTCGCGGACCGCCCACAGCCCCTCCACCTGGACACCGCCGAGGTCCTCCTCCCGCTCGGGGCGCGGGCGCCCCGGCGGGTTCAGCGCTCGAGGAGGGCGATGGCGAAGCATGCGAGGCCCTCCACTCGGCCGAGGGCGCCGAGGCCCTCCGGGCGGGTCGCCTTCACGTGCACCGGCCCACCGGCGGCGGCCGAGAGGTGCACCGCCATCTCCTCGCGGTGCGGCGCGACGCGCGGCCGCTCCCCGAGGACGGTGCAGTCGGCGTTCACGAGCCGCCACCCCTCCGCCGCGCAGCGTCGCGCCGCCTCGGCGAGGAGGGCGAGCGAGTCAGCGCCCGCGTAGGCGGGATCGTTGTCGGGGAAGTGCGATCCGATGTCGCCGAGGCCGGCGGCGCCGAAGAGCGCGTCGGTGAGGGCGTGCGCGAGGGCGTCCGCGTCGGAGTGGCCGACGAGCGGCCGCTCCCCCGCGAGCTCGACCCCGCCGAGGACGAGCGGGCGGGCGGGGTCGTCGCCCTCCTCGGCGAAGCGGTGGAAGTCGAGGCCCTGGCCGATGCGCAGCTCGCTCATCCGGTCACCCTCCCGAGCAGCGCCGCGGCGCGCTCCAGGTCCTCGGGGACGGTGAGCTTGGTGTTGGTCGCCTCCCCGGCGACGACCTTCACGGTCGCGCCGATCGCCTCCAAGAGCGCGGCGTCGTCGGTCGCGTCGAGGCCCGAGGCGTGCGCCTTGCGGAGCACCTCGGCGCGGAAGGCCTGCGGCGTCTGCACGGTCACGAGCTCGGCGCGCGGCAGGGTCTCGGTGACGGTGTCGCCGGCGACCCGCTTAACGGTGTCAGCGGGGGTGAGGCCCGGGACGGCGCCGTCGACCCCCTCGCCGAGCGCGGCGAGCACCGCGGCGAACAGCGCCGGGGTGGCGAGGGGGCGGGCAGCGTCGTGGACGAGGATGAAGGCCGCCTCGTCGGGGACGCGGGCGAGGCCGGCGCGCACCGAGTCGGCGCGGGTGGCCCCTCCAGCGGCGAGGGCGTCGGCGAGCCCGGCGAGGGCCGGGTCCTCGACACGGTCGGGGGGCACGACGAGGACGACGCCGGCGGCGACGCTGCGCGCCGCGTCGAGCGACCACTCGAGGACGCTCCGCCCGGCGAGGGGGGCGAACTGCTTCTGTGCGCCGAAGCGCCGCCCTTCACCGGCGGCGACGACGATGGCCCAGACGGCGGTGGCCGCCACGACCTAGGGAAGGGCGGCGTTCAGCCGCTCCTCGGCCTCCTCCTCGCTCACCCCGATGGCGAAGGTGAGCTCGGAGACGAGGATCTGCCGGGCGCGGTTCAGCATCCGCTTCTCGCCCGCGGAGAGGCCCTTGTCCTTGTCGCGGATCGAGAGGTTCCGGACGACCTCGGCGACCTGGTAGATGTCGCCGGACTTCAGCTTCTCGACGTGGTTCTTGTAACGACGGGACCAGTTGGTCGGCATCCGCGCCTCCTTCTTGCGGAGCACGGCGAACACCTCCTCGACCTCTTCGTCGTTGATGACCTCGCGCAGCCCCACCTCGTCGGTGTTGTCGGCCGGGACCATCAGGGTGAGGTCCCCATAGGCGAGGCGGAGCACGAGGTACTCGCGCTCCTCACCGAAGGCCTGCCGCACTTCGCGGCGCTCGACGACTGCCGCGCCATGGTGGGGATAGACGACTTTGTCGCCGACGTCGAACACGCAGAGGCTCCTCAGATGGGCCGGTGTGGCAGCGCCGGGCGGCGCGCCGTCTAGGGATTCCGGCCCCTCATTGTACCGGTGCTGGCCCCACCTCCCGGATGTGCGCCACCGGAGGGGCTGCGCAGCGCGGCGCAAGGCGCGGGACTGTGAGCCCGGGGACCTTCGCGCGGTCGTCGCAGCGGCGGAGGCGAGTGTCGCCTCGGCGTACCGCAGCGTCGTGCAGCGCGCCGCCTCCCCGGCCGAGAAGGGCCATCCCGGGCGGCCCGGCCTCTCGGTCGAGCCGGCGAGCGAAGGGCTTCACCGCGACGTGGGGCCGGCTCGGTGGCCTTGGGCAGTATGGTCTAGACCACTATGCCCACAATCTCCACTCCCGGCGACACCCCGCCGGAGCCTGCTCACCTGCGCATTCTCCGCGCGTTGCGCACCGCCCTCGGCGAAGGGCACTACCCGATCGGCGAGCGGCTGCCGCCGGAGCGGGAGCTCGCGGCG
Protein-coding sequences here:
- a CDS encoding PAC2 family protein, whose product is MVQRRIERAARRALEGALRAFDRRAARDEPDESLPTVALNRPILIAAFEGWNDAGDAASSAASYLADGWAAEPLAEIDPDEFFDFTEVRPESALLDGGARRIVWPTTAFSLVPGVQGARDIVLLRGPEPQLRWRTYCAALIELARSIGIERVITLGAYLGEVTHSRATPVTASSADPVLAERYHLSTSRYEGPTGIVGVLSAALAEAGIPTISVWASVPCYSLPVSPKASLALVQVVARLAGREVDLDELERDASDYEEKMDELVAEDENVAAYVSRIEEMEQVVDSELSAEGLAEEIERYLRNNRSS
- a CDS encoding GNAT family N-acetyltransferase — encoded protein: MVQEELVVEVLEAANEGHVAALAQLLPQLSSAPSPDLMALREIVGNPDTCLFVARLGDRIVGTLTLQTFRLLTGVRAWIEDVVVDEAARGRGAGSALVERAVAVARERGAVTVDLTSRPSREAANALYRRLGFSERETNVYRVSLEN
- a CDS encoding type II toxin-antitoxin system VapB family antitoxin; the protein is MSRTRTNIELDDSLIETVMDRYAVHSKTEAVDLALRNLAGQPMTREEALAMRGARAIEDTVAETAPRSAP
- a CDS encoding PIN domain nuclease, whose translation is MILADTSAWVEYDRATESPADQRLTELIARDGAVAVTEPVIMEVLVGARDERREHDLRRLLLRFHLYRFDSIVDFDGAVRIYRRCRQQGVTPRGLVDCMIAAVAWREGASLLAQDVDLVRIASVIGIELDAAPHPLGGF
- a CDS encoding Fic family protein gives rise to the protein MAFGSVDLKAAAMLDSLTNNHPLVDGNKRLGWLATMVFLDLNGYDPSLSDPTARLSNSSGTSRAVASSLAKSRGGSTGTPSAADARPSLSPAETASSLAVCP
- a CDS encoding citrate synthase — its product is MPESVTITDNRTGQSIEVPITDGGVSAAEWSKLLPGIWFYDPAFGATAECESAITYIDGDEGILRYRGYPIEQLAEQSSYLEVSYLLLNGELPNKQQYEAWVDEITRHTFIHENVRKRFLDGFHYDAHPMGMLVSAVGALSTFYPEAKDIFDPANRHSQIVRLVSKMPTLAAAAHRFSVGMPFVYPDNSLSFAENFLSMMWKVAEPRYEADPRLAKAIDVLFMLHADHEQNCSTTAMRVVGSSHADPYSSTAAACAALYGPRHGGANEEVLNMLNEIGSIENVPDFVKSVKEGKGLLFGFGHRVYKNYDPRAKIVQKIAYDVFEVTGKSPLLDIALKLEEVALADEYFISRRLYPNVDFYSGIIYQAMGFPTAMFTVLFAIARTSGWLAHWQESLDNKARIARPRQLYTGAEERDFVPMMKRS
- the rlmB gene encoding 23S rRNA (guanosine(2251)-2'-O)-methyltransferase RlmB, which produces MLRHRPPRALNPPGRPRPEREEDLGGVQVEGLWAVRELLRAGRRVVREVAVAAGRSETAPLDEILELARLRRVPVRRLTPEELQARAQSEVPQGVIARAEPLRAVPLADLASAGADGRPPFLLVFDELTDPQNFGAALRSALSAGATGAVVARQRAARVTPSVAKAAAGAVEHLPIALVGGIAAALGTLSRHGVWSVALDGEGERVLDEVELLAEPVALVVGAEGRGLAPLVRQRCDVRARIPLLGPLESLNAAAAAAVACFTVARARRGVPTP
- the ispF gene encoding 2-C-methyl-D-erythritol 2,4-cyclodiphosphate synthase, producing the protein MSELRIGQGLDFHRFAEEGDDPARPLVLGGVELAGERPLVGHSDADALAHALTDALFGAAGLGDIGSHFPDNDPAYAGADSLALLAEAARRCAAEGWRLVNADCTVLGERPRVAPHREEMAVHLSAAAGGPVHVKATRPEGLGALGRVEGLACFAIALLER
- the ispD gene encoding 2-C-methyl-D-erythritol 4-phosphate cytidylyltransferase — translated: MAATAVWAIVVAAGEGRRFGAQKQFAPLAGRSVLEWSLDAARSVAAGVVLVVPPDRVEDPALAGLADALAAGGATRADSVRAGLARVPDEAAFILVHDAARPLATPALFAAVLAALGEGVDGAVPGLTPADTVKRVAGDTVTETLPRAELVTVQTPQAFRAEVLRKAHASGLDATDDAALLEAIGATVKVVAGEATNTKLTVPEDLERAAALLGRVTG